A genomic window from Vitis riparia cultivar Riparia Gloire de Montpellier isolate 1030 chromosome 16, EGFV_Vit.rip_1.0, whole genome shotgun sequence includes:
- the LOC117932951 gene encoding gluconokinase, which yields MDAMDSNLKGMAVVIMGVCGSGKSTIGNMLAKVLNCSFLDADDFHPESNKDKMKRGIALSDKDRIPWLETLRNALREHLLSNNTVVLGCSALQKNYREILRSADPNYEHGSFESMVKFVLLDARAEVIAARLEKRAAEGNHFMPPNLLQSQLDSLQLDPSEGILKVDATQSPDDTVNGIQALIF from the exons ATGGATGCCATGGATTCCAATCTTAAAG GGATGGCTGTTGTGATAATGGGTGTCTGTGGGTCTGGGAAATC TACAATAGGGAATATGCTTGCAAAAGTCCTGAATTGCAGCTTTCTTGATGCTGATGATTTCCACCCAGAATCAAATAAAG ATAAGATGAAGAGAGGGATTGCTCTATCAGACAAAGACCGGATTCCCTGGCTTGAAACACTAAGGAATGCTTTAAGAGAGCACTTGCTTAGCAACAACACTGTGGTTCTCGGGTGCTCTGCCCTGCAGAAGAATTACCGAGAAATTCTTAGGTCTGCAGACCCTAACTATGAGCATGGAAGCTTTGAAAGCATGGTGAAGTTTGTTTTGTTGGATGCCCGGGCTGAGGTGATAGCCGCTCGGCTAGAGAAAAGAGCAGCAGAAGGGAATCATTTCATGCCTCCAAACCTTCTTCAGTCTCAGTTGGACTCACTTCAGCTTGATCCTTCAGAAGGCATACTCAAGGTTGATGCTACTCAAAGTCCTGACGATACTGTCAATGGCATACAAGCTCTGATCTTCTGA
- the LOC117933777 gene encoding cell division cycle 20.2, cofactor of APC complex-like, producing the protein MDAGSSSSLNCNSTSKCPLQEQFHRRRKTRENLDRFIPNRSAMDFDYAHYMLTEGRKGKENPSVLSPSIEAYLKLLANTFHMNRGRILAFKNKPPTPVELTPREFLSPVRQFKPSKPKRHIPQTPERTLDAPDIIDDYYLNLLDWGSSNILAIGLGSTVHFWDGSNGSTSELVTVDDENGPVTSISWAADGQHIAIGLNNSDVQLWDSTANQLLRTLRGGHQSRVGSLAWNNHILTTGGRDGKIINNDVRVRSHIVETYRGHHQEVCGLKWSASGQQLASGGNDNMLYIWDRSMSSSNSRSQWLHRLEDHTAAVKALAWCPFQSNLLASGGGGNDLCIRFWNTHTGACLNTVDTGSQVCALLWNKKERELLSSHGFSQNQLTLWKYPSMVKITELTGHTSRVLFMAQSPDGCTVVTAAGDETLKFWNVFGTTPEVKNAAPKELFPHFSRIR; encoded by the exons ATGGATGCAGGGTCTTCGAGCTCCTTGAACTGTAACAGCACGTCTAAATGCCCTCTCCAGGAGCAGTTTCATCGGAGAAGGAAGACCAGGGAGAAT TTGGACAGATTCATTCCCAACCGATCAGCCATGGACTTCGACTATGCTCATTACATGCTGACTGAAGGGAGGAAAGGCAAAGAGAACCCAAGTGTTCTCAGCCCATCCATTGAGGCTTATTTGAAGCTCTTGGCTAATACCTTCCATATGAACAGAGGCCGCATCCTCGCCTTTAAGAACAAACCACCGACTCCAGTAGAGCTGACACCACGTGAATTCTTGTCTCCTGTTCGCCAATTCAAGCCCTCAAAGCCTAAACGGCATATTCCCCAG ACTCCTGAGAGGACATTGGATGCTCCTGATATTATAGATGATTATTACTTAAACTTATTGGACTGGGGTAGCAGCAACATTCTTGCAATTGGTCTTGGAAGCACGGTACATTTTTGGGATGGTTCAAATGGTTCTACCTCAGAGCTTGTTACTGTTGACGATGAGAATGGCCCTGTTACAAGCATCAGTTGGGCTGCTGATGGACAACATATTGCCATTGGCTTGAACAACTCTGATGTTCAGCTATGGGATTCTACAGCTAATCAACTG CTGAGGACTCTGAGAGGTGGCCACCAATCTCGAGTCGGTTCTCTAGCTTGGAACAACCACATCCTTACAACTGGAGGAAGGGATGGTAAGATCATTAACAACGATGTGAGAGTGCGATCACACATTGTGGAAACTTATAGAGGACACCATCAAGAGGTTTGTGGATTGAAATGGTCTGCCTCAGGCCAGCAGCTAGCAAGTGGAGGGAACGACAACATGCTCTACATATGGGACAGGTCCATGTCCTCTTCGAATTCACGTTCTCAGTGGCTTCATAGGCTTGAAGACCACACTGCTGCAGTGAAAGCCCTTGCTTGGTGCCCTTTCCAGAGCAATTTGTTGGCCTCTGGTGGAGGTGGAAACGACCTATGCATAAGGTTTTGGAACACCCATACGGGTGCATGCTTGAACACAGTGGACACAGGCTCACAGGTCTGTGCTCTGCTGTGGAACAAAAAGGAGAGGGAGCTGCTTAGTTCCCATGGCTTTTCACAGAATCAACTCACTCTGTGGAAGTACCCATCAATGGTGAAGATTACTGAGCTTACTGGTCATACATCCAGAGTTCTTTTCATGGCTCAG AGCCCAGATGGATGCACAGTGGTAACTGCTGCAGGAGATGAGACACTCAAATTTTGGAATGTCTTCGGCACCACCCCAGAAGTGAAAAATGCTGCACCAAAAGAGCTGTTTCCACATTTCAGTCGAATCCGTTAG